In a single window of the Campylobacter hyointestinalis subsp. lawsonii genome:
- a CDS encoding ABC transporter substrate-binding protein: MLKTFFSATIVFGALNAANIDANLIEAAKKEGVINSVGMPDTWANWKDTWDDLARLYSLKHSDTDMSSAQEIAKFKAEKKNATADIGDVGQSFGRIAILEGVSEPFKTSYWDQIPDWAKDKDGHWMLAYTGTIAFIINNQTLKNPPKTWKDLKNATYKITVGDVSVAAQAVSGVLAANYALGGDERDLSPALNFFAELAKQGRLSMVDPSIANLEKGEIDVAIIWDFNALNYRDKVGKDRYLVTIPQDGSIVSGYTTIINKYAKNINAAKLAREYILSDQGQINLAKGYARPIRNAYIELPPDIKDRLIPENEYKNAKPIKNPEIWEKTAKKLPRLWQENVIINIK, encoded by the coding sequence ATACTTAAAACTTTTTTTAGCGCGACCATTGTTTTTGGAGCATTAAATGCAGCTAATATCGACGCAAATTTGATAGAAGCAGCCAAAAAAGAGGGCGTTATAAATAGCGTTGGTATGCCTGATACGTGGGCAAACTGGAAAGATACTTGGGATGATTTAGCTAGGCTTTATTCGCTTAAGCATAGCGATACTGATATGAGTTCTGCTCAAGAAATAGCTAAATTTAAAGCCGAGAAAAAAAATGCTACTGCAGATATCGGTGATGTTGGTCAAAGTTTTGGTCGCATAGCTATTTTGGAGGGCGTTAGTGAGCCTTTTAAAACTAGTTACTGGGATCAAATACCTGATTGGGCAAAAGACAAAGACGGTCACTGGATGTTAGCTTATACTGGCACTATAGCTTTTATAATAAACAATCAAACATTAAAAAATCCTCCTAAAACTTGGAAAGATCTTAAAAACGCAACATATAAGATTACAGTAGGCGATGTAAGCGTAGCGGCTCAAGCAGTTAGCGGAGTTTTGGCTGCAAATTATGCTTTAGGAGGTGATGAGAGAGACTTAAGTCCGGCTTTAAACTTTTTTGCCGAATTAGCAAAACAAGGTCGTTTATCAATGGTAGATCCTAGTATTGCAAATTTAGAAAAAGGCGAGATAGACGTAGCTATAATTTGGGATTTTAATGCTCTTAATTACAGAGACAAAGTAGGTAAAGACAGATATTTAGTAACTATCCCGCAAGACGGATCTATAGTGAGCGGTTATACGACTATTATCAACAAATATGCCAAAAATATAAACGCAGCAAAACTTGCTAGAGAGTATATCTTATCTGATCAAGGTCAAATAAATTTAGCAAAAGGTTATGCAAGACCGATTAGAAATGCTTATATAGAGCTTCCACCAGATATAAAAGACAGACTTATACCAGAAAATGAGTATAAAAATGCTAAACCTATAAAAAATCCAGAAATTTGGGAAAAGACTGCAAAAAAGCTTCCAAGGCTTTGGCAAGAAAATGTTATTATAAATATCAAATAA
- a CDS encoding RNA pyrophosphohydrolase codes for MEKEKKYRPNVAAVILSPLYPLECNIFIAQRYDIKGAWQFPQGGIDKGEKPKDALLRELNEEIGTNDIEILCEHPEWLSYDFPENIAQKMSPYDGQIQKYFLVRLKPKAKINLKTKHPEFDDYKFIKENMVLENVNHFKKSVYHKVLKYFKEEGYI; via the coding sequence ATGGAGAAAGAAAAAAAATACAGACCAAATGTGGCTGCTGTTATACTCTCTCCTTTATATCCTCTTGAATGCAATATTTTCATTGCACAAAGATATGATATCAAAGGTGCTTGGCAATTTCCTCAAGGCGGAATCGATAAAGGAGAAAAACCTAAAGATGCACTTTTAAGAGAGCTTAACGAAGAGATAGGCACAAACGACATTGAGATACTTTGCGAACATCCTGAGTGGCTTAGCTATGATTTTCCTGAAAATATAGCACAAAAAATGTCGCCATACGACGGACAAATTCAAAAGTATTTTTTGGTCAGATTAAAGCCTAAAGCGAAGATAAACTTAAAAACAAAGCACCCTGAATTTGATGACTATAAGTTTATCAAAGAAAATATGGTTTTAGAAAATGTTAATCACTTTAAAAAAAGTGTTTATCATAAAGTTTTGAAATATTTTAAAGAAGAGGGATATATTTAA
- the cmoA gene encoding carboxy-S-adenosyl-L-methionine synthase CmoA: protein MRDEVFKEPIKKQFEFDESVVSVFDDMVSRSVPFYDTVQSLITEILVKNLPTNANVFDLGCSTATTLLRLFKLRNDLVLNGVDSSFAMIKTAKNKALAYGANLNLFAKDILEYDFSGADAVILNYTLQFIRPIKRDEFVKKIYSNLNQNGLFVFSEKLVFEDKKFTLDMIEIYEEYKAKQGYSKFEIAQKRQALENILIPYTQKENEELCLNAGFKRVETLFKWANFATFIAFK from the coding sequence GTGAGAGATGAGGTTTTTAAAGAGCCTATAAAAAAGCAATTTGAGTTTGATGAGAGCGTGGTAAGCGTTTTTGATGATATGGTAAGTCGCTCAGTGCCTTTTTATGACACGGTACAATCTTTAATAACTGAAATTTTAGTAAAAAATTTACCGACAAATGCTAATGTTTTTGATCTAGGATGTTCGACTGCTACTACTCTTCTAAGACTTTTTAAGCTTAGAAATGACCTTGTTTTAAATGGCGTAGATAGTAGCTTTGCTATGATAAAAACGGCAAAAAACAAAGCTCTTGCTTATGGGGCTAATTTAAATTTGTTTGCTAAAGATATCTTAGAGTATGACTTTAGCGGGGCAGATGCTGTGATACTTAACTATACTTTGCAGTTCATTCGTCCTATAAAAAGAGATGAATTTGTCAAAAAAATCTACTCAAATTTAAACCAAAACGGGCTTTTTGTATTTAGTGAAAAGCTGGTCTTTGAAGATAAAAAATTTACCTTAGATATGATAGAAATTTACGAAGAATATAAGGCAAAGCAAGGATATTCTAAATTTGAGATTGCTCAAAAGCGTCAAGCCTTAGAAAATATACTCATACCTTATACTCAAAAAGAAAATGAAGAGCTCTGTTTAAACGCAGGTTTTAAAAGAGTTGAAACGCTTTTTAAATGGGCAAATTTCGCTACATTTATAGCTTTTAAGTAA
- a CDS encoding DNA polymerase III subunit delta' — translation MQSKIIIDEDFESIKSEILAENDPNFVKIFEYDTLLMENAKEIINEAYIAEIREKIIVIIAHKFGIDPQNALLKILEEPPRNIVFVIVAKSKNLLLPTVRSRLVMDIRVKKSIKIDIGLNLKRLELKEIYLFIEEKVALEKSDKFGKKELLAVVKQIILDAITAGIKFESEDYEYFYKIYRLIDLNAKSASVLTPLLLLLMQRTR, via the coding sequence TTGCAGAGCAAAATCATAATAGATGAAGATTTCGAATCTATAAAAAGCGAAATTTTAGCTGAGAATGATCCAAATTTTGTAAAAATATTTGAATACGATACTCTTTTAATGGAAAATGCTAAAGAGATAATAAACGAAGCTTATATCGCAGAGATCAGAGAAAAAATCATAGTCATAATAGCTCATAAATTTGGTATAGATCCACAAAATGCACTGCTTAAGATATTAGAAGAACCGCCAAGAAATATAGTTTTTGTAATCGTCGCAAAGAGTAAAAATCTCCTTTTACCAACCGTCAGATCTAGGCTCGTTATGGATATCAGAGTCAAAAAAAGTATAAAGATCGATATCGGTTTAAATTTAAAAAGGTTAGAGCTTAAGGAAATTTATCTTTTTATAGAAGAGAAAGTAGCGCTTGAAAAGAGCGATAAATTCGGTAAAAAAGAGCTTTTAGCAGTAGTAAAACAGATAATCTTAGATGCGATTACTGCTGGGATCAAATTTGAAAGCGAAGATTACGAATACTTTTATAAAATTTATAGATTGATAGATCTAAACGCGAAATCAGCTAGCGTTTTAACGCCACTTTTACTTCTTTTGATGCAAAGGACAAGATGA
- a CDS encoding aspartate kinase, with amino-acid sequence MLIVQKYGGTSVGTLERIEEVSKRVIDTKKAGNDVVVVVSAMSGVTNKLIEYAEYFTKIAPASKDMDMLLSAGERVTSSLLSIALNEKGYEAVAMSGRAAGIITDNVHTKARILEIDCTNLKKALSKGKIVVVAGFQGVSVDGDVTTLGRGGSDLSAVALAGALNADLCEIYTDVDGVYTTDPRIEPKAKKLDKISYDEMLELASMGAKVLQNRSVELAKKLNVNLVTRSSFNNNEGTLITGEANMENSSMEQVLISGIALDKNQARVTLRGVVDKPGVAAAIFTKLAAKNINVDMIIQNTSHEDGTTSLGFTVPQNEMEAAREVVEGTARSVEIDSDVVKVSVVGVGMKSHSGIASLAFTTLADENINIQMISTSEIKISMIVASKYGELAVRALHKAYKLDA; translated from the coding sequence ATGCTTATAGTTCAAAAATACGGTGGTACAAGTGTCGGAACGCTTGAGCGAATAGAAGAAGTATCAAAAAGAGTAATAGATACAAAAAAAGCCGGAAATGATGTAGTAGTCGTAGTTTCTGCTATGAGTGGAGTTACAAATAAACTTATAGAATATGCCGAGTATTTTACTAAAATAGCCCCTGCTAGTAAAGATATGGATATGCTTTTAAGTGCTGGAGAGAGAGTAACTAGTTCGCTTTTATCTATAGCATTAAATGAAAAAGGTTATGAAGCTGTTGCTATGAGCGGTAGAGCAGCTGGGATCATAACAGATAATGTTCATACTAAAGCTAGGATCTTAGAGATAGACTGCACAAATTTGAAAAAAGCTCTTAGTAAGGGCAAGATAGTCGTTGTTGCTGGATTTCAAGGAGTTAGTGTAGATGGCGATGTGACTACTTTAGGTCGTGGCGGAAGTGATCTAAGTGCTGTTGCGTTAGCTGGAGCTTTGAATGCTGATTTATGTGAGATCTACACTGATGTAGATGGGGTTTATACCACAGATCCTAGGATAGAGCCAAAAGCCAAAAAACTTGACAAGATAAGCTATGATGAGATGCTTGAGCTTGCAAGTATGGGCGCAAAAGTATTGCAAAATAGAAGCGTTGAACTAGCTAAAAAATTAAATGTAAATTTAGTAACAAGAAGTAGTTTTAATAATAATGAAGGAACATTAATAACAGGAGAAGCAAATATGGAAAATAGCAGTATGGAGCAAGTGCTCATCAGCGGCATTGCACTAGATAAAAATCAAGCTAGGGTTACTTTGCGAGGAGTCGTTGATAAACCTGGCGTTGCAGCTGCGATTTTTACTAAACTTGCCGCAAAAAATATAAACGTAGATATGATAATCCAAAACACAAGCCACGAAGATGGCACTACAAGTCTTGGATTTACCGTCCCTCAAAATGAAATGGAAGCAGCTAGAGAAGTAGTAGAAGGAACAGCAAGAAGCGTAGAGATAGATAGCGACGTGGTAAAAGTAAGTGTTGTTGGCGTCGGTATGAAAAGTCATAGTGGTATAGCTAGTCTTGCATTTACTACTTTAGCAGATGAGAATATAAATATACAAATGATATCTACTAGCGAGATAAAGATATCTATGATAGTCGCGTCAAAATATGGTGAATTAGCCGTAAGAGCTTTACACAAAGCATACAAACTGGACGCTTAA
- the folP gene encoding dihydropteroate synthase: protein MRVFKVSKDNDFEVLCKDIKPHIAGLNIMKQKSALHFFYIKDIKKVAVNILKQDALSIGAELVTSKDSVFGGDGLVNALLIANDRQLSILSKKEAKQDFGLKDLAKFIKIEFKKPDMPSIMGVLNFNDDSFNPSSRTTKNECILKIQKMIEDGAEYIDIGMISSRPGSVYPGHGEEFSRVKPVIDEIYASKIYEKVKLSLDSFDEKCLTYALERGFSMVNDITADLSLATLATKYDAEYCLMQKIGDPKTMQKDVKDCDILSEVDEFFAKKLEICKSLGVKKIFLDVGIGFGKTPRDNMILIKNLEHFLHFGYPLFVGASRKSVIDHYCKASVSERLPGTLFLHLKAFENGAKIIRVHDVLEHIQMFKINQIYKNLEI from the coding sequence ATGAGAGTTTTTAAGGTCAGTAAAGATAATGATTTTGAAGTTTTATGCAAGGATATAAAACCGCATATCGCTGGACTAAACATAATGAAACAGAAGTCAGCTCTTCACTTTTTTTATATAAAAGATATTAAAAAAGTAGCCGTAAATATCTTAAAACAAGACGCTTTAAGCATAGGAGCCGAGCTTGTGACTTCAAAAGATAGTGTTTTTGGTGGAGATGGGCTAGTAAATGCTCTACTTATAGCAAATGATAGACAGCTTTCTATTTTAAGCAAAAAAGAGGCAAAGCAGGATTTTGGGCTAAAAGATCTAGCTAAATTTATAAAAATAGAGTTTAAAAAGCCAGATATGCCAAGCATAATGGGGGTTTTAAATTTCAATGACGATAGTTTTAACCCTAGTAGCAGAACCACTAAAAACGAGTGCATCTTAAAAATACAAAAGATGATAGAAGATGGCGCTGAGTACATAGATATAGGTATGATTAGCTCACGTCCTGGAAGTGTTTATCCTGGGCATGGTGAGGAGTTTAGTAGAGTTAAGCCAGTCATTGATGAAATTTATGCAAGTAAGATTTATGAAAAAGTTAAGCTAAGTCTAGATAGTTTTGATGAAAAATGCCTTACTTACGCACTTGAGAGAGGCTTTAGTATGGTCAATGACATAACTGCAGATCTGAGCTTAGCTACTCTAGCTACTAAGTATGACGCAGAGTATTGCTTGATGCAAAAAATAGGCGATCCTAAGACTATGCAAAAAGACGTAAAAGACTGCGATATTTTAAGTGAAGTTGATGAGTTTTTCGCTAAAAAGCTTGAAATTTGCAAAAGTTTGGGCGTGAAAAAGATATTTTTAGATGTAGGAATAGGCTTTGGCAAAACTCCAAGAGACAATATGATACTCATCAAAAATTTAGAGCATTTCTTACACTTTGGATACCCGCTTTTTGTAGGAGCAAGTAGAAAAAGCGTGATAGATCATTACTGCAAAGCAAGCGTGAGTGAGCGACTTCCTGGAACGCTATTTTTACATTTAAAAGCTTTTGAAAATGGTGCTAAAATCATAAGAGTACATGATGTTTTAGAGCATATTCAAATGTTTAAGATAAATCAAATTTATAAAAATTTAGAAATTTAG
- a CDS encoding HobA family DNA replication regulator, giving the protein MSDFMKWSLEAIRDDGPLMSWMEERRVEWAPLLASRIKYLLDGFTFIVICDEDRDWFEKYFLRKINRKNSSRPILPFVSLRSLYPSLGEINSKEEISLLEDMLSIAFPNGYIYFYIGKSNSKFASLAKGKDDSYMWLFDEQAQNSFYLSSSDDMLDFKLLSMFRLFDKSIDDVLFGKITL; this is encoded by the coding sequence ATGAGCGATTTTATGAAATGGAGCTTAGAGGCTATCAGAGATGATGGTCCTCTTATGAGCTGGATGGAAGAAAGGCGTGTGGAGTGGGCACCACTGCTAGCTTCTAGGATAAAGTACCTTTTAGACGGCTTTACTTTTATCGTGATATGCGATGAAGATAGAGACTGGTTTGAAAAATATTTTCTAAGAAAAATAAATAGAAAAAATAGCTCTAGACCTATACTTCCTTTTGTATCTTTAAGATCGCTATATCCATCTCTTGGCGAGATCAACTCAAAAGAAGAGATAAGTCTTTTAGAAGATATGCTAAGCATCGCCTTTCCAAATGGATATATATATTTTTACATAGGAAAATCAAATTCTAAATTTGCTAGTCTTGCAAAAGGCAAAGATGATAGCTATATGTGGCTTTTTGATGAGCAAGCGCAAAATAGCTTTTATCTAAGCTCAAGCGATGATATGCTTGATTTTAAGCTACTTTCTATGTTTAGGCTGTTTGATAAAAGTATAGATGACGTGCTTTTTGGCAAAATAACTCTTTAG
- the ligA gene encoding NAD-dependent DNA ligase LigA produces the protein MDKNDYLKAVDTLNLWAKAYYTNDAPIASDAEYDELYAKTLKFEDENPELKVSYSPTCRVGGEILSEFQKSSHLERMWSMEDIFSDEELDAWILRGDKTGLEFFVEPKFDGASLNLLYENGKLVKATTRGDGSIGEDVTNNARVISSIPLQISYKELIEIRGEVVISKEDFELINLKREKNGEPPLANPRNAAAGSLRQLDNGVVKQRKLKFYPWGVGRNSLEYEKHSQIMEFVRSLGFLQDGFCLICKTSDELKNAYKELTKKRDDKPILMDGMVIRVNDLSKAKSLGYTVKFPKFMVAYKFPAIEKTARLIDVALQVGRTGVVTPVGILDGVWIEGAFVRNVTLHNFDEINRLGLMKNDLVAVIRSGDVIPKITSVFKERRNGEEKEIARPKFCPECGTELLDEDVLIKCQNLSCKARVVSSIIYFASKKCMNIDGLGEKVVELLFKKGIIKDIADIYRLDELSFMGLEGFKTKKISNLLKAIDDSKTPNLERFITSLGIEHIGEVAAKKIAITYAQKWISLSLEELLSLDGFGEAMALSYLEFIRVNLDKIKELLSFITPKIAQIELKQNAFSGKIVVITGSLSRPRDEFKAELESFGAKVTNSVSAKTDFVLYGDEAGSKLEKAMSLGINLINENEYESLK, from the coding sequence ATGGATAAAAATGATTACCTAAAAGCAGTCGATACACTAAATTTATGGGCAAAAGCCTACTATACAAATGACGCCCCTATAGCTAGTGATGCTGAATACGACGAACTTTATGCTAAAACGCTTAAGTTTGAAGATGAAAATCCAGAGTTAAAAGTTTCATACTCTCCTACTTGTAGAGTCGGCGGCGAAATTCTAAGTGAATTTCAAAAATCATCGCATTTAGAGCGAATGTGGTCTATGGAAGATATTTTTAGTGATGAAGAACTTGATGCTTGGATACTTAGGGGTGATAAAACGGGGCTTGAATTTTTTGTAGAGCCTAAATTTGACGGCGCTAGTTTAAATCTGCTCTATGAAAATGGAAAACTTGTAAAAGCTACCACTAGAGGCGATGGAAGCATAGGCGAAGACGTGACTAATAACGCTAGAGTTATCTCATCTATCCCACTTCAAATCTCTTATAAAGAACTCATAGAGATTAGAGGCGAAGTCGTGATCTCAAAAGAAGATTTTGAGCTTATAAACTTAAAACGTGAAAAAAATGGCGAGCCGCCTTTAGCAAACCCTAGAAATGCGGCTGCTGGTAGCCTTAGACAGCTAGATAATGGTGTAGTAAAACAAAGAAAACTCAAATTTTATCCTTGGGGAGTAGGGCGCAACTCTTTGGAATATGAAAAACATTCGCAGATTATGGAATTTGTGCGAAGTCTTGGGTTTTTGCAAGATGGGTTTTGTCTGATCTGCAAAACAAGCGACGAGCTAAAAAATGCCTACAAAGAACTTACAAAAAAAAGAGACGATAAGCCTATCTTAATGGACGGAATGGTTATAAGGGTAAATGACCTAAGCAAAGCAAAAAGCCTTGGATATACAGTCAAATTTCCAAAATTTATGGTTGCGTATAAATTCCCAGCTATAGAAAAAACGGCTCGCTTGATAGATGTAGCATTGCAAGTAGGGCGAACAGGTGTTGTAACTCCGGTTGGTATTTTAGATGGAGTATGGATAGAGGGCGCTTTTGTGCGAAATGTTACGTTGCATAATTTTGATGAGATAAATCGCCTTGGGCTTATGAAAAATGACCTTGTTGCAGTCATAAGAAGTGGAGATGTGATACCAAAGATCACTAGCGTGTTTAAAGAGCGTAGAAATGGTGAAGAAAAGGAGATAGCACGTCCTAAATTCTGCCCAGAATGTGGCACGGAGCTTTTAGATGAAGATGTTCTTATAAAATGTCAAAATTTGAGCTGTAAAGCAAGAGTCGTAAGCTCTATCATATATTTTGCTTCAAAAAAATGTATGAATATAGATGGGCTTGGAGAAAAGGTAGTGGAGCTACTTTTTAAAAAAGGAATTATCAAAGATATAGCAGATATTTATAGGCTTGATGAGCTTAGCTTTATGGGATTAGAGGGTTTTAAAACAAAAAAAATATCAAATTTATTAAAGGCTATTGATGATTCTAAAACCCCAAATTTAGAACGTTTCATCACGTCTTTAGGTATAGAACATATCGGGGAGGTTGCTGCAAAAAAAATAGCCATAACTTACGCTCAAAAGTGGATCAGCTTAAGCCTTGAAGAACTTCTTAGTTTAGATGGTTTTGGCGAAGCTATGGCGTTAAGCTATCTTGAGTTTATAAGGGTAAATTTAGACAAGATCAAAGAACTTCTTAGCTTTATAACGCCTAAAATAGCCCAAATAGAGCTAAAACAAAATGCTTTTAGTGGCAAGATAGTTGTCATAACCGGATCTTTATCTCGCCCTAGAGATGAGTTCAAAGCTGAACTTGAGAGTTTTGGGGCAAAGGTAACAAACTCAGTTTCTGCTAAAACAGACTTTGTTTTGTATGGAGACGAGGCAGGAAGCAAACTAGAAAAAGCTATGAGTTTAGGCATAAATTTGATAAATGAAAACGAGTATGAGAGCCTTAAATGA
- a CDS encoding bifunctional riboflavin kinase/FAD synthetase — protein sequence MLNHSTTIEKNDIDSIAIGHFDGIHKGHKELIKELGKGGALVVIESNKACITPGDRREEYSGVPCFYYYLKDIEDLRGDEFLKLLEADFPNLKRIIVGYDFKFGKDRAWDKHDLKNLFHGEVIVVKEFCFDGLGVHSSAIRRFLRDGDIYRANRLLGREYSIKGRVVSGQGIGKKSVYPTLNLKVEPYLLPKDGVYATRTKIDNATYSSITFIGNRLSTDGAFSIENHLLDLNLHEKVTEVKVCFIERIRDNIKFSSLLELKEQISKDILIARNVAKACDLSLQDNFIHSRDLV from the coding sequence ATCTTGAATCATTCTACCACTATAGAAAAAAATGATATAGATTCTATTGCTATAGGACATTTTGATGGCATTCATAAAGGACATAAAGAGCTCATAAAAGAGCTTGGAAAGGGCGGGGCGTTAGTTGTTATAGAGAGCAATAAAGCCTGTATCACCCCAGGCGATAGAAGAGAAGAGTACTCAGGCGTCCCTTGTTTTTATTATTATTTAAAAGATATCGAGGATCTAAGAGGAGATGAGTTTTTAAAGCTTTTAGAGGCTGATTTTCCAAATTTAAAACGTATAATTGTAGGATATGACTTTAAATTTGGAAAAGATAGAGCTTGGGACAAACACGATCTTAAAAATTTATTTCACGGCGAAGTCATTGTGGTAAAAGAATTTTGTTTTGATGGTCTTGGTGTGCATAGCTCAGCTATCAGACGTTTTTTACGTGATGGAGATATATATAGAGCAAATCGCCTTTTAGGTAGAGAGTATAGCATAAAAGGCAGGGTTGTAAGCGGACAAGGTATAGGAAAAAAGAGTGTATATCCGACTTTAAATTTAAAAGTAGAACCGTATCTTTTACCAAAAGACGGAGTTTATGCAACTAGAACAAAGATAGATAATGCAACATATAGTTCTATAACCTTTATAGGAAATCGCCTTAGTACTGATGGTGCTTTTAGTATAGAAAATCATCTTTTGGATCTAAATTTACACGAAAAAGTTACCGAAGTCAAAGTTTGCTTTATAGAAAGAATACGCGATAATATCAAATTTTCTTCACTCTTAGAGCTAAAAGAGCAGATCTCAAAAGATATACTTATAGCAAGAAACGTAGCAAAAGCTTGCGACCTTAGTCTGCAAGATAACTTTATACATTCAAGGGATTTAGTGTGA
- the hemW gene encoding radical SAM family heme chaperone HemW has product MQIYIHIPFCESKCPYCAFGSHSDKFSQVKKYFLALNHEIQNTILDLNEKITTIFIGGGTPSSVNAEFYAQIFEALRPKLAKNAEITSEANPNSANLKWLEDMKRLGVNRISFGAQSFDEKKLGLLGRIHSKNAIFKAVQNAKIAKFKNINVDLMYGTKLDTKKLLKRELENIANLGISHISAYSLSLEEKTPFWDKLNLKKDSLSLARYLINGLEDIGFKQYEISNFGKICTHNLGYWKQKDYLGFGAYAVGTIADKRFYSPSDLDEYIANPLQKKVEILSKKDILEEHIFLGLRSCVGIKLSNLDKKKIEKVELLEKENKIYIKNGRAFNANFLIADEISLFLT; this is encoded by the coding sequence TTGCAGATATATATCCACATACCATTTTGTGAGTCAAAATGCCCTTACTGCGCTTTTGGCTCACACAGCGATAAATTTAGTCAAGTCAAAAAATATTTTTTAGCTCTAAACCATGAAATACAAAATACAATTTTGGATCTTAACGAAAAAATAACTACGATATTTATAGGTGGCGGTACGCCAAGTAGCGTAAATGCTGAGTTTTACGCTCAAATTTTTGAAGCTTTAAGACCAAAATTAGCAAAAAACGCAGAGATCACTAGTGAAGCAAATCCAAATTCGGCAAATTTAAAATGGCTAGAAGATATGAAGAGACTTGGCGTTAATCGCATAAGTTTTGGAGCTCAAAGTTTTGATGAAAAAAAGCTAGGATTATTAGGTAGAATTCATAGCAAAAACGCGATATTTAAAGCCGTGCAAAATGCAAAGATCGCTAAATTTAAAAATATAAACGTAGATCTGATGTATGGTACTAAACTAGATACCAAAAAACTTCTTAAGCGTGAGCTTGAAAACATAGCAAATTTAGGCATTTCTCACATTTCTGCGTATTCACTTAGCTTAGAAGAAAAGACGCCTTTTTGGGACAAACTAAATTTAAAAAAAGATAGTTTAAGTTTAGCAAGATATCTTATAAACGGACTTGAAGATATAGGTTTTAAACAATATGAAATATCAAATTTTGGTAAAATTTGCACTCATAATCTAGGCTATTGGAAGCAAAAAGATTATTTAGGTTTTGGAGCTTACGCAGTTGGGACTATTGCAGATAAAAGGTTTTATTCGCCAAGTGATTTAGATGAGTATATAGCAAATCCACTGCAAAAAAAGGTAGAAATTTTAAGCAAAAAAGATATCTTAGAAGAGCATATTTTTTTAGGGCTTAGAAGCTGTGTCGGGATAAAACTATCAAATTTAGATAAGAAAAAGATCGAAAAAGTAGAGCTTTTAGAAAAAGAAAATAAAATTTATATAAAAAACGGACGAGCATTTAATGCAAATTTTCTCATAGCAGATGAAATTTCTCTGTTTTTAACCTAG
- the tlyA gene encoding 23S rRNA (cytidine-2'-O)-methyltransferase TlyA translates to MRADLAVAFVLGISRNKASELIKLGKIYINDRILDKPSLEVDESADIKALDTIYVSRAALKLKGFLEKIKFNPFGLNALDIGSSTGGFVQVLLENGVKSVTALDVGSNQLDSTLRSDARVILRENTDIRDFKEGKFDLVTIDVSFISVLLILKDIDRLAKRDIILLHKPQFEVGKDVKRNSKGVVKDKKQILLSQKYFQSACSELGWECLAKKECVITGKEGNLESFYHYRKK, encoded by the coding sequence ATGAGAGCAGATCTTGCAGTGGCGTTTGTGCTTGGCATTAGCAGAAATAAAGCCAGTGAGCTGATAAAGCTAGGAAAAATTTATATAAATGATAGGATTTTAGACAAGCCAAGCTTAGAAGTAGATGAGAGTGCTGATATAAAGGCTTTAGATACTATTTATGTTAGTAGGGCGGCTTTGAAACTAAAAGGCTTTTTAGAAAAGATCAAATTTAATCCATTTGGTTTAAACGCTCTTGATATAGGAAGTAGCACAGGTGGATTTGTGCAAGTTTTACTTGAAAATGGAGTAAAAAGCGTAACGGCTTTAGATGTAGGAAGCAATCAGCTTGATAGCACTCTTAGGAGTGATGCTAGAGTCATATTAAGAGAAAATACCGATATAAGGGATTTTAAAGAAGGTAAATTTGATCTAGTAACTATAGATGTTAGTTTTATATCTGTTTTGCTTATTTTAAAAGATATCGATCGTTTGGCTAAAAGAGATATAATCTTGCTTCATAAACCACAATTTGAAGTAGGAAAAGATGTAAAAAGAAACTCAAAAGGCGTAGTAAAAGATAAAAAGCAAATTTTACTTTCACAAAAATATTTTCAGAGCGCTTGCAGTGAGCTTGGCTGGGAATGCCTTGCTAAAAAAGAGTGCGTAATAACAGGTAAGGAGGGAAATCTTGAATCATTCTACCACTATAGAAAAAAATGA